TCCTGGCAGTTCTGCTGCCAGCGTGGGTGTATAGGCTACCAGGAAGTAAGTACAGGTGCCGCTGCGTTGCTGCCGTTACCGGAAGTAGGTTAAAGCAAAATACGTCTTCAGCGCTTTTCACAACATCCCCTAACCCATAAACAAGCAATCCGCAATTAAATACCTATCTTTGCAGTTTAAACGCTTCGGGCAACATGGGCAGAATACTGGCAATAGATTATGGAAACAAACGCGTGGGCCTGGCTGCTACCGACACCCTGCAGTTAATTGCCAACCCGCTAGAAACCGTTCATGCCAAAGATGTGTTAACCTTTTTAAAGGCGTATGTGCAGCGCGAGCCCGTAGATGCTTTTGTAGTGGGCATGCCCCGCAACCTGGCCAACGAGGCAACCGATTCTACGCCGCACGTAATTGGCTTTGTGCGCAAGCTGCAGAAGGAATT
This window of the Pontibacter liquoris genome carries:
- the ruvX gene encoding Holliday junction resolvase RuvX gives rise to the protein MGRILAIDYGNKRVGLAATDTLQLIANPLETVHAKDVLTFLKAYVQREPVDAFVVGMPRNLANEATDSTPHVIGFVRKLQKEFPGMPVHTVDERFTSKMAQQAMLAGGLKKKARQDKSTVDRVSAALILQSYLESRAI